A segment of the Leptolyngbya sp. NIES-3755 genome:
CTATCTCAACAGTTGGGACGCGCTGCAACGCTGTCTGAATTAGCGACCGAATTAGATTTGCCTGTGGCTCAAGTGCGGGACTATCTCGAACGCGCTCGTGTGCCGCTGTCGTTAGATTTGCGTGTGGGCGATAACCAAGATACCGAATTAGGCGAACTGCTCGAAGATCCGGGAGTATCGCCAGAGGAATTCACGACTCAAACCTCGCTGAAATTAGATTTGGATGCGTTGATGGCGGATTTGACTCAACAACAGCGAGAAGTGCTGATTCTGAGATTCGGTTTGGATGATGGAAAGGCTTTGACTCTGGCGAAAATTGGCGATCGCTTAAATATCAGTCGCGAACGAGTGAGACAAATCGAACGCGAAGCCTTGACGAAATTGCGGAAGCGTAAAGGCGATATGGGCGAATATCTCGCAAGCTAGAGTGATTTAATTCTTAGGATAGTTCGATCGAGCTTTTCCCCCTTGGTACAGTCGAAGAATCTTCTGCACAAGGTGAAAGACTATGATCGATAGCTTCGCTACACGGGTACGTGCCCGCAGCATTCAATTAAGCGAGTGCAACCTTCATTATCAAGCGTGTGGGCAGGGGTGTCGATCGCTGCCCATTCTGTTTTTGCATGGTTGGGGAATTTCGGCTGAACCGTATGGAGAAGTTTTAGAACAGCTTGGAAAAGAGCATCCAGTTTATGCACCAGATTTACCGAGTTTTGCTCGATCGACGTATGACAAATTAATTCCTGATTACAAAACTTATGCAGCGGTTTTGATTGAATTTCTAGACGCGCTGAATTTGGAACAAGTGCATTTAGTTGGGCACTCCTTTGGCGGCGGAATTTCGTTGACGATCGCAGCTTTATTTCCCGATCGAGTCAAAAGTCTTGCACTGCTTGGAAGTACTGGAATTCCAACGGCTCCAGTTCCAGAAATTATTGCAAAACGAGGGGTAGAAATGACCGCGCAATTATTTTTACCAAAACTGGAATTAAAACTATTCACGATTCCAAAAGTGTTTACACACAATATTTTGTTTAATACTGCGAATTTACTTCAGGCATTATTGCTTTCGTTGTATGCAGATTTGAGACATTTGTTGCCGAATATTCAAGCTCCAGCATTGTTGTTATGGTCAGATAAAGACTTGACTGAACCGTTAGCGATCGCGAATGAAATGGCGACCTTGCTCCCCAATTCAAGATTAGCGATCGTGCCTGAAGGCTTTCATGAATGGGGGCTTTGGTATCCAGAAAAATTCACGTCAATGGTATTAGAATTCACTCAACAAATTGAAAGTTATTCGTTCATTTCTCGATAAGTTGCCACCGCAGAGGGTGAGACACGGTTCAAGTAGCGGAAAATCCAATACTTAAAGATCGTGTCGAGAATCACTGGGAAAGTCGCGATAAACAAGAAAATGAAATCGCGATTTGCAGGTAAACCAAAATGTCTAGAAACTCCTTCGAGAATGACTTCCCAACCGTGGGGTGAGTGGAATCCGACGAACACATCCGTAAACAGAATGATGATAAAGGCTTTGGCACTATCACTTAGACCGTAAACCGTTTCATCCATGAAGGATTTGAGGATTTCGATCTCGCGTTTGCCGTTGAGCAGAACGAGTATAAATGCGATCGTCCCCAGAATATCTGCAATCCAATTTTTGATCGCGGTTGCACTTTGATTCGAGAATGATTCTGCAATTTCAGTCGCTTTTTCGCGTACTCGAACTTCGACTTCTTCAGTTCGTTCTTTCGTTCGTTCTGCAACTTCTTCGGGCGTTAAAACATTGCGCTCAAGCGTTTCTTTGATGAAGTTTTCAAACTTTAGTCGTTCTTCATACCCTTGCATTTCCCGCAGGGCTTCTTCTGCCATTTCACCGTTTAGAAAAATGCGATCGGGATTCTCAATTCTAAACTGATTAGAAATCCAAGCACCTGGAGGTAACGCATCCATTAAGACAAAGTTTCGAGTGACTTGCTGAACTAATAGTGGGATGAGAATCAAGATTAAAACAAAGCGAACCGCTAACAAAGTTTTTACTTTAGAAAGACGGTAGTTTTGTACGACTTCTGCTTCAGATTTTGGATCAAGATCGCGTCTTAACCGATTTAAAGTCGTGAGAATCGATCGAGGAAGTAACCCCGTTTTGTCAGAGATGCTTTCAAAATCTTCAGGGGTTGAAGCCGCTGTGTTTGGAACTTTTTCAGTCTCCGGTATGGTTAAACTTCGATTCGTATTTTTTCTCTCAAGTCCACCATTCGTCTCAGCATTGAGTAACGAGGTTGAAACCGCTTCGAGTGTCAATTGTTCATCTGCATATCGAGCGAGAATTTCATCAATCACCCGCAGTTTTTCCAGTGTAATTGCTGACTTATCTTGAACCGTTGGCACAAATCGAGCCGATCCAATTTCAGCAGTTTCGATCGTCCGAATTTCCTGCACTCTTTTATTCGGATTCGTGATCGATAACGCCGATCGACTTTGCCGAAACTCGGTTAATCTCATCCGAATAATGCGGAGATACTTTTGCAAATCAGCAGAGAAATACTCGAACGCGCTGCCTCGGAGTTGAGTCGATTGCGGAGCGATTTTTTTACCCCCGAAATGCTCATTCTCGATCGCTTTAATTTTCAGCGCGGCATCATAGGCTTGGTCAAGGGCACGATCGGGGGTTTCGAGATAC
Coding sequences within it:
- a CDS encoding alpha/beta hydrolase fold protein (similar to AA sequence:cyanobase_aa:PCC7424_2916), which encodes MIDSFATRVRARSIQLSECNLHYQACGQGCRSLPILFLHGWGISAEPYGEVLEQLGKEHPVYAPDLPSFARSTYDKLIPDYKTYAAVLIEFLDALNLEQVHLVGHSFGGGISLTIAALFPDRVKSLALLGSTGIPTAPVPEIIAKRGVEMTAQLFLPKLELKLFTIPKVFTHNILFNTANLLQALLLSLYADLRHLLPNIQAPALLLWSDKDLTEPLAIANEMATLLPNSRLAIVPEGFHEWGLWYPEKFTSMVLEFTQQIESYSFISR
- a CDS encoding CemA protein (similar to AA sequence:cyanobase_aa:LBDG_54330), with product MNNNSLLSQLRAYVRRAEQWYLETPDRALDQAYDAALKIKAIENEHFGGKKIAPQSTQLRGSAFEYFSADLQKYLRIIRMRLTEFRQSRSALSITNPNKRVQEIRTIETAEIGSARFVPTVQDKSAITLEKLRVIDEILARYADEQLTLEAVSTSLLNAETNGGLERKNTNRSLTIPETEKVPNTAASTPEDFESISDKTGLLPRSILTTLNRLRRDLDPKSEAEVVQNYRLSKVKTLLAVRFVLILILIPLLVQQVTRNFVLMDALPPGAWISNQFRIENPDRIFLNGEMAEEALREMQGYEERLKFENFIKETLERNVLTPEEVAERTKERTEEVEVRVREKATEIAESFSNQSATAIKNWIADILGTIAFILVLLNGKREIEILKSFMDETVYGLSDSAKAFIIILFTDVFVGFHSPHGWEVILEGVSRHFGLPANRDFIFLFIATFPVILDTIFKYWIFRYLNRVSPSAVATYREMNE